From one Gracilibacillus salinarum genomic stretch:
- the dhbA gene encoding 2,3-dihydro-2,3-dihydroxybenzoate dehydrogenase → MQLQDIVGKTVMVTGAAGGIGRVVVDSFVQQGAHVAAVDCQHTVMDRFEQNKQVTPFCIDISDIDAVEDVVDTIENKIGAIDILANVAGVLHLAEVDALAQEEWEQTFEVNATSLFLVTKAVSRRMKQRKQGSIVVVSSNAARMPRMSMAAYAASKAAATMYTKCLGLELAKYNIRCNVVSPGSTETNMLRQLWTDENGREQSIKGTQEAYRLGIPLQKLGQAQDIADTILFLASERSGHMTMEDICVDGGATLGV, encoded by the coding sequence ATGCAATTACAAGATATAGTTGGCAAGACAGTGATGGTTACAGGTGCTGCAGGTGGGATTGGACGGGTTGTTGTTGATTCGTTTGTCCAACAAGGCGCACATGTAGCTGCGGTTGATTGTCAGCATACAGTTATGGATAGATTTGAACAAAACAAGCAAGTCACGCCATTTTGCATAGATATTTCAGACATTGATGCTGTGGAGGATGTAGTAGACACCATTGAAAACAAGATAGGTGCAATTGATATTCTTGCAAATGTAGCAGGTGTACTTCATTTAGCGGAAGTGGATGCACTGGCACAGGAGGAATGGGAGCAAACATTTGAGGTTAATGCAACCTCGCTATTCCTTGTCACAAAAGCTGTCAGTCGACGAATGAAACAAAGAAAGCAAGGATCAATTGTAGTAGTAAGCTCTAATGCAGCACGCATGCCTAGAATGTCAATGGCAGCCTATGCAGCCTCGAAAGCCGCTGCCACCATGTATACGAAATGCTTAGGGCTCGAGCTTGCCAAGTACAATATTCGTTGCAATGTCGTATCACCAGGCTCTACCGAAACAAATATGCTAAGGCAATTGTGGACCGACGAAAATGGAAGAGAACAATCGATTAAAGGTACGCAGGAGGCATATCGTCTCGGTATCCCCCTTCAGAAATTGGGACAAGCGCAAGACATTGCCGATACGATTCTCTTCTTAGCGTCAGAAAGATCAGGACATATGACGATGGAGGATATTTGTGTTGATGGTGGTGCAACGCTTGGCGTTTAG
- the dhbC gene encoding isochorismate synthase DhbC: MLLTDVLKQTGNELMKQYEVGDYFLASPNQTLKGSGVFAAVDWTPGQAKYPTLAESVQATISEAKEAGHAHPIVIGAVPFDKKNAAHLVVPKEVDIAGPIESGEAQDHNDFHASYTLEPVPKPEDYERGVNDGLDRIQKGDIEKLVLSRSLRMTSDQPIQVESILSNLAHHNTSGYTFALDLPKENDRSRTLIGASPELLVSKSGFMVMANPLAGSRPRSSDPVEDQRRADELIQSAKDLHEHAVVVRAVKESLDPLCELIHVPEEPSLIKTETMWHLSTEVKGIVRDEKTSSLALATALHPTPAVCGHPTEAAHEAIRDIEPFDRQYFTGMVGWCNERGDGEWIVTIRCAEATEHSMQLFAGAGVVAGSKAEEELAETGAKMQTMLRAMGIQDN, encoded by the coding sequence ATGCTGCTTACCGATGTATTAAAGCAAACGGGTAATGAGTTAATGAAGCAATACGAAGTGGGAGATTATTTTCTTGCTTCACCAAATCAAACGTTAAAAGGCAGTGGCGTATTTGCTGCTGTTGATTGGACTCCAGGACAAGCTAAGTATCCAACGTTAGCCGAGTCGGTTCAAGCTACCATTTCAGAGGCAAAAGAGGCAGGTCACGCTCACCCGATCGTAATAGGTGCCGTACCTTTTGACAAAAAGAACGCTGCCCATCTGGTTGTCCCAAAAGAAGTAGACATAGCAGGACCAATTGAATCAGGAGAGGCGCAAGACCATAACGATTTTCACGCCTCATATACACTAGAGCCTGTGCCAAAACCGGAAGATTACGAACGAGGTGTCAATGATGGACTAGATCGGATTCAGAAAGGTGATATAGAGAAGCTGGTATTATCACGTTCCTTACGAATGACATCAGATCAACCGATTCAAGTTGAATCCATTCTATCAAATCTGGCTCATCATAATACAAGTGGCTATACATTTGCACTTGATTTGCCGAAAGAAAATGATCGGTCTCGGACATTAATTGGTGCCAGCCCGGAGCTGCTTGTTTCTAAATCAGGTTTTATGGTAATGGCCAATCCGTTAGCAGGGTCTCGTCCTCGCAGCAGTGATCCGGTGGAAGATCAACGACGGGCAGACGAACTGATTCAATCTGCTAAGGATCTTCACGAACATGCAGTAGTTGTCCGTGCAGTCAAGGAATCACTGGATCCGTTATGTGAATTGATTCATGTACCAGAGGAACCGTCCTTAATCAAAACGGAAACAATGTGGCACTTATCCACGGAGGTCAAAGGGATTGTCAGAGACGAAAAGACTTCATCATTAGCGTTAGCGACTGCTCTTCATCCGACACCAGCTGTCTGTGGACACCCAACAGAAGCGGCACATGAGGCTATTCGTGATATTGAACCATTTGACCGTCAATACTTTACCGGTATGGTTGGCTGGTGCAATGAACGAGGTGACGGAGAATGGATTGTCACAATCCGTTGTGCCGAAGCAACCGAGCATTCGATGCAGCTGTTCGCAGGAGCGGGCGTTGTTGCTGGCTCGAAAGCAGAGGAAGAATTAGCAGAAACAGGTGCGAAGATGCAAACCATGCTGCGTGCAATGGGAATTCAAGATAACTAG
- a CDS encoding (2,3-dihydroxybenzoyl)adenylate synthase: protein MEGCPTWPEELATYYREQGCWKGETFGEMLRKQAEQYPDRIVLTTHDEQVSYAQLQERVDQLAVGLQQLGIEKEDLVVVQLPNQIAFFEVIFALFNLGALPVFALPTHRISEIQYFCEFSEAKAYIVADKHAGYDYLPMAERVKEEVPTLGNVIVHGETDSFIQLADLYKDEPLNKLDVRPSDVAFLQLSGGSTGLSKLIPRTHDDYMYSLIKSNEVCEMTEDSVYLAVLPVAHNFPLSSPGVLGTICAGGRIVLSGGSSPDEAFPLIEKEKVTITGMVPPIALIWLEAIKSRSYDFSSLQVIQVGGAKFSAESAKRIRPAFGCQLQQVFGMAEGLVNYTRLDDPEETIIHTQGRPMSDYDEVRIVDEDDQEVAIGEVGELLTRGPYTIRGYYKAEQHNKKSFTDDGFYRTGDLVRRNEDGSITVEGRDKDQINRGGEKIAAEEVENHLLAHPSVYDAAIVSMPDHFLGERSCAFIIPKGEQQTTAVIRTFLEKRGLATYKIPDRVEWVESFPQTALGKVSKKKLRQQISDKVRL from the coding sequence GTGGAAGGTTGTCCGACATGGCCAGAAGAACTAGCAACTTATTATCGTGAACAAGGTTGCTGGAAAGGGGAAACATTTGGTGAAATGTTACGAAAACAGGCAGAGCAGTATCCTGACCGTATCGTACTTACCACACATGATGAGCAGGTCAGCTATGCACAGTTGCAGGAGCGGGTCGACCAATTAGCAGTTGGTCTGCAGCAGCTAGGTATTGAGAAAGAAGACCTGGTCGTAGTGCAGCTACCTAATCAGATCGCTTTTTTTGAAGTGATTTTCGCTCTGTTTAATTTAGGAGCATTGCCTGTTTTTGCTTTGCCGACCCATCGCATCAGTGAAATACAGTATTTCTGTGAATTTTCCGAAGCGAAAGCATATATAGTGGCTGACAAACATGCTGGTTACGATTACTTGCCAATGGCAGAACGTGTGAAGGAAGAAGTACCAACACTAGGTAATGTCATTGTTCATGGAGAAACCGATTCGTTTATCCAACTAGCAGATTTATATAAAGATGAACCATTGAATAAGCTGGATGTTCGTCCATCAGACGTTGCATTTCTGCAATTGTCAGGAGGAAGTACGGGACTTTCGAAGCTGATTCCCCGTACACATGACGATTACATGTACAGCTTGATAAAAAGTAATGAGGTTTGCGAAATGACAGAGGACAGTGTCTATCTGGCTGTTTTACCTGTTGCGCATAATTTCCCGTTAAGTTCTCCTGGTGTGCTGGGAACCATCTGTGCAGGTGGTAGAATCGTGCTTTCTGGTGGTTCAAGTCCAGATGAAGCATTTCCGCTCATTGAAAAGGAAAAAGTAACGATTACCGGGATGGTCCCGCCAATTGCGCTGATTTGGCTGGAAGCAATTAAATCTCGCTCGTATGACTTTTCCAGTTTACAAGTGATACAAGTCGGTGGAGCTAAATTTAGTGCGGAGAGTGCAAAACGAATACGTCCTGCATTTGGCTGTCAACTCCAGCAAGTTTTTGGAATGGCAGAAGGACTGGTCAATTACACTCGTCTGGATGATCCGGAAGAAACGATCATTCATACACAAGGCCGGCCGATGTCAGACTATGATGAGGTCCGGATCGTGGATGAAGACGATCAGGAAGTTGCGATCGGTGAAGTAGGTGAACTGCTAACGAGAGGTCCATATACAATCCGTGGCTATTATAAAGCAGAACAGCACAATAAGAAGTCCTTTACAGATGACGGGTTTTATCGAACGGGAGATCTTGTCAGACGCAATGAAGATGGAAGCATCACAGTTGAAGGAAGGGACAAGGATCAAATCAATCGTGGTGGAGAAAAGATTGCAGCTGAAGAAGTAGAAAATCATTTACTTGCACATCCAAGTGTGTATGATGCAGCGATCGTCTCGATGCCTGATCATTTCTTAGGAGAACGTTCATGTGCATTCATCATACCCAAGGGAGAACAGCAAACCACAGCGGTAATCCGTACCTTTTTGGAAAAACGAGGGTTGGCGACATACAAGATTCCTGACCGTGTCGAATGGGTTGAATCGTTCCCGCAAACCGCTCTTGGTAAAGTGAGCAAAAAGAAATTAAGACAACAAATTTCAGATAAAGTGAGACTTTGA
- a CDS encoding isochorismatase family protein → MGLPTIPSYQMPTTGDLPENRVTWEVDRDRAVLLIHDMQQYFLNAYDQEQSPIPELVNNIEKLKKQCKALGIPVVYTAQPGDQDPKDRALLTDFWGDGLTDDESVTKIIDTITPDEEDLVLTKWRYSAFKRTSLQSFLEATGRDQLIITGVYAHIGCLVTATEAFMEDVQSFLVADAIADFSVEKHQMALNYVATRCGVTTTLEQVLNAVQPQDDLQFASFEGLRERVAELLDQSPDELTGQENLLDVGLDSIRLMSVREELRQEGVDVDFVTLAENPTLNDWWAKITEYQKQSV, encoded by the coding sequence ATGGGATTACCGACCATTCCATCTTATCAAATGCCAACAACAGGAGATTTACCAGAAAACCGTGTGACTTGGGAGGTGGATCGTGACCGAGCTGTCCTTCTGATTCATGATATGCAGCAGTACTTCTTGAATGCTTATGACCAGGAGCAATCGCCCATTCCTGAACTAGTTAACAACATCGAGAAGCTGAAAAAACAGTGTAAAGCATTGGGGATTCCGGTGGTTTATACTGCACAGCCTGGGGACCAGGATCCAAAAGATAGAGCGCTATTGACCGACTTTTGGGGAGATGGTCTGACTGATGATGAATCTGTGACTAAAATCATCGACACCATTACACCAGATGAAGAGGACCTTGTATTAACAAAATGGCGTTATAGTGCATTTAAACGCACCAGCTTGCAATCATTTCTGGAAGCAACAGGCCGCGATCAGCTGATCATTACTGGCGTATATGCGCATATTGGCTGTTTAGTAACTGCGACTGAAGCATTCATGGAGGATGTTCAAAGCTTTCTGGTTGCTGATGCAATCGCCGATTTCTCAGTCGAAAAACATCAGATGGCACTAAATTATGTGGCGACACGTTGCGGTGTTACTACTACATTAGAGCAGGTTTTAAATGCAGTACAACCACAAGATGACTTACAATTCGCATCGTTTGAAGGCTTAAGGGAAAGAGTGGCAGAGTTATTGGATCAGTCACCAGATGAGCTGACCGGTCAGGAGAATCTCCTTGATGTCGGACTTGATTCGATCCGGTTGATGAGTGTCAGAGAAGAATTGCGACAAGAAGGAGTCGACGTCGACTTTGTCACATTGGCTGAGAACCCAACATTGAATGATTGGTGGGCCAAAATAACAGAGTACCAGAAGCAAAGTGTCTAA